From a single Hypomesus transpacificus isolate Combined female chromosome 14, fHypTra1, whole genome shotgun sequence genomic region:
- the prickle1a gene encoding prickle-like protein 1a: MNLESSAGFHQGGVARQRDMMEQKVSKLTFGFQRSSTSDDDSGCALEEYAWVPPGLRPEQVQLYFSCLPEDKVPYVNSPGEKHRIKQLLYQLPPHDNEVRYCQSLSEEEKKELHMFSVQRKKEALGRGTLKLLPRSLLHNVCQHCGENVNGGEMAVLASRAGPGLCWHPACFACSTCNELLVDLIYFYQEGKIHCGRHHAELLKPRCTACDEIIFADECTEAEGRHWHMKHFSCFECETVLGGQRYIMKDGRPYCCGCFESLYAEYCEACGEHIGVDHAQMTYDGLHWHATESCFSCAQCKSSLLGCPFLPRQGRIYCSKVCSLGEDVQASDSSDSAFQSARSRESRRSVRMGKSSRSADQCRQSLLFSPSVNYKFPGLAADVNDDTLTNKLAHMSLSDERFWRGRGEEVEAPEDREEEWAEHEDYMTQLLLKFGEHGVFQQADEPRPADPWMTETEAKLKQEVKAGMAGGGGGVGGGGNQSLASKKYQADMYWAQSQDGLGDSAYGSHPGPASSRKIQELELEHGAGAGFQREEKQWYDDSLECITDELKQAEQSVRDSMDSLALSNITGASVDGDSKDRPLVFSLHNFQELETEDCEKSSNMGTLNSSMLHRSANSLKSLTSELEQEEVEENIPEEEEEEEESPLPEERPKPPYLPALRRTRSQSRPQQVKFSDDVIDNHRYGDLPVRQPPMSERTRRRAYHFEEHDQELGAGRHHHHHHHNHQHRRRRSRKSRSDNALHLVPKERARVFYREDHRGHQALNPKGPQAFLAGQPGHIQRPHAHPRANPDYGLQGPAMERFLGLCAEDDDWCSTCSSSSSESEEEGFFLGQPIPQPRPHRHYYTEDLPSPMAGLPSPPYGPRTKSNKKKGHKGKNCIIS, from the exons ATGAACCTGGAGAGTTCTGCAGGCTTCCACCAGGGCGGCGTGGCACGCCAGAGGGACATGATGGAGCAGAAAGTCAGCAAGCTGACGTTTGGCTTCCAACGCAGCTCCACGTCGGACGATGACTCTGGCTGTGCTCTGGAGGAGTACGCGTGGGTCCCCCCCGGCCTTCGACCGGAACAG GTGCAGTTGTATTTCTCCTGTCTGCCTGAGGACAAGGTCCCCTACGTGAACAGTCCTGGAGAGAAGCACAGGATCAAGCAGCTCCTCTACCAACTGCCTCCACACGATAACGAG GTGCGCTACTGCCAGTCCCTCagcgaggaggagaagaaggagctgCACATGTTCAGCGtccagaggaagaaggaggcgCTGGGGAGAGGCACGCTGAAGCTgctgcctcgctctctcctaCACAACGTCTGCCAGCAT TGTGGGGAGAACGtgaatggaggagagatggccGTGCTTGCTTCAAGGGCCGGCCCTGGCCTGTGCTGGCACCCAGCATGCTTTGCGTGCTCCACCTGTAACGAGCTTCTGGTGGACCTCATCTACTTCTACCAAGAAGGCAAGATTCACTGTGGCAGACACCACGCAGAGCTACTGAAACCTCGATGCACAGCCTGCGACGAG ATTATCTTTGCTGATGAGTGCACAGAGGCGGAGGGACGCCACTGGCACATGAAGCACTTCTCCTGTTTCGAATGCGAGACCGTTCTGGGAGGCCAGCGCTACATCATGAAGGATGGGCGGCCATATTGCTGCGGGTGCTTTGAATCGCTCTACGCCGAGTACTGTGAGGCCTGTGGAGAACACATTG GTGTGGACCATGCCCAGATGACCTACGACGGGCTCCACTGGCACGCCACCGAGAGCTGCTTCAGCTGTGCCCAGTGTAAGAGCTCCCTGCTGGGCTGCCCCTTCCTGCCTCGCCAGGGTCGCATCTACTGCTCCAAGGTGTGCAGCCTGGGTGAGGACGTCCAAGCCTCCGACTCCTCCGACTCCGCCTTCCAGTCCGCCCGCTCCCGCGAGTCTCGCCGGAGCGTGCGCATGGGGAAGAGCAGCCGCTCGGCCGACCAGTGCCGCCAGTCCCTCCTCTTCTCGCCGTCCGTCAACTACAAGTTCCCCGGCCTCGCCGCCGACGTCAACGACGACACGCTCACCAACAAGCTGGCGCACATGAGCCTGTCGGACGAGCGCTTCTGGCGGGGCCGTGGCGAGGAGGTGGAGGCCCCCGAGGACcgggaggaggagtgggccgAGCACGAGGACTACATGACCCAGCTGCTGCTCAAGTTCGGCGAGCACGGCGTCTTCCAGCAGGCGGACGAGCCGCGGCCCGCCGACCCGTGGATGACGGAGACGGAGGCCAAGCTGAAGCAGGAGGTGAAGGCTGGGATGGCCGGCGGAGGGGGCGGGGTCGGCGGTGGGGGAAACCAGAGCCTGGCCAGTAAGAAGTACCAGGCCGATATGTACTGGGCCCAGTCCCAGGACGGGCTAGGGGACTCGGCCTACGGCAGCCACCCTGGGCCGGCCAGCAGCAGGAAGAtccaggagctggagctggagcacgGAGCTGGAGCGGGCttccagagagaagagaagcagTGGTACGATGACTCCCTGGAGTGCATCACCGATGAGTTGAAGCAGGCAGAGCAGAGCGTCAGAGACTCCATGGATTCCCTGGCACTCTCCAATATCACCG GGGCTTCCGTTGATGGCGACAGTAAGGACAGACCGCTGGTCTTCTCTCTCCACAACTTCCAGGAGCTGGAGACAGAGGACTGTGAGAAAAGCAGCAACATGGGAACCTTAAACTCCTCCATGTTGCATCGAAGTGCCAATTCCCTAAAGAGCCTTACGTctgagctggagcaggaggaggtggaggagaacatcccagaggaggaggaggaagaggaggagtcccCTCTACCCGAGGAGAGACCCAAGCCCCCTTACCTCCCTGCACTGAGGAGAACACGCTCCCAGTCCAGGCCCCAGCAGGTCAAATTCTCCGACGACGTCATCGACAACCATCGCTACGGCGACCTGCCCGTGCGCCAGCCCCCCATGAGTGAGCGGACCAGGCGGCGGGCGTACCACTTTGAGGAGCACGACCAGGAGCTTGGCGCCGGAcgccatcatcaccaccatcatcacaacCACCAGCACAGGCGGCGCAGAAGCCGCAAGTCGCGCTCCGACAACGCCCTCCACCTGGTGCCCAAGGAGAGGGCCCGCGTGTTCTACCGAGAGGACCACAGAGGGCACCAGGCCCTCAACCCCAAGGGGCCCCAGGCCTTCCTGGCTGGCCAGCCAGGCCACATCCAGCGGCCCCACGCTCACCCCCGCGCAAACCCCGACTACGGGCTGCAGGGTCCGGCCATGGAGAGGTTTCTGGGGCTGTGTGCGGAGGACGACGACTGGTGCTCCACCtgctcatcttcctcctctgagtcggaggaggagggcttCTTCCTGGGCCAGCCCATCCCTCAGCCCAGGCCGCACAGACACTACTACACAGAGGACCTGCCCAGCCCCATGGCAGGCTTGCCTTCGCCGCCTTACGGCCCCCGGACTAAGTCCAACAAGAAGAAGGGACACAAGGGGAAGAACTGTATCATTTCTTAA